ATCGAATCGTTGCCCGGGCTGAACCTCGAGGCGCCCAGCGATTACGGCCGAGCGTTCCACGCGCTCCTCCATTCGCATCTCCGCCCCGGCGGGCGCGACAGCGTGCTGGTCGTGCTCGGCGACGCGCGGACGAACCGCTTCGACCCGCTGCCCTGGGCCGTCGAGGAGATCTCCCGCCGCGCGAGGGCGGTGCTGTGGCTCGTTCCCGAGCCCCGGAGCCGGTGGGGCACCGCGGACTCGGCCCTCGCGGACTACCTCCCGCACGCGGACGCGGTCGTCGAGGCGCGCGATCT
The sequence above is drawn from the Terriglobia bacterium genome and encodes:
- a CDS encoding VWA domain-containing protein yields the protein MATEFVKTGRDARILAFVDRPVDATRAVAAWARRGRRPAPLDSGVLGVAPHAPRPALRGRRRGEGIERGGLSFADLIESLPGLNLEAPSDYGRAFHALLHSHLRPGGRDSVLVVLGDARTNRFDPLPWAVEEISRRARAVLWLVPEPRSRWGTADSALADYLPHADAVVEARDL